CGCCGGTCGTGGCGCGTCCTCGGCCGCGCGGCGGTCTCGCGGGAGGCGGGCCTCGTCCTCTGGGCCGTCGCCCCCTTCGCCGCGGCGTTCATCCTCTCCCGCGTCTCCTCGCCGATCCTGACCAACCGGAACATGATCATCTCGCTGCCGGCCGCGATCCTGCTCGTCGCGCGAGCCCTGGCCCTCGTCCCCCTGCCCCGCGGGGCACACGCGGCCGCGGCGGTCCTCCTCGCGGCGCTCCTCACCGACCAGCTCGTCTATTCGACGCGACTCTACTCGCGGCCGTCCGGCGAGCAGTTCCGCGAGGCGGCAGAGTACGCGTCGAGCCGCATCCTCGACGCGGAGAGGACGCTCTTCGTCACCGTGGCGCACCAAAAGGAATACTTCGACTACTACCTGCGCGGCCTCCGCCGGGGGCGCGTCGCCGACATCAACTTCCGGCATCCCCGGGACTGGGGCGAGGTGAAGGCGCTTCTCGAGGAACGGGAACACGACAACATCCTCCTGCTATCAGGCGGGATCAACGACCGGCAGCATCGGCAGATGATCGAGAACGCCGGATACGTCCGCACGGACCGGCGCCAGTTCCGCCGCGCCTGCTGCAGCCTCTACGAGAAAGGTTCGCCTGCGGCAGGACGGCGCCGAGCCGGCGGCAGCGGGGGGCACCCGGCGCCCGCCCGCGCGGCGGAGACGCCCGAGGCGCTCTGGGACCGGGCGCAGGGCCTGCGCGATCCGGCCCGGCGCATCGAGACGTGGCGAAAGATCGTCACGCTCCACCCGCGTCATCGATACGCGCCGCAGGCGCTGCTCATGATCGGGTTCGCCTGCGTCGAGGAGATCGGCGACACGGTGGCGGCCCGCGACGCCTACAGGGAACTGATCGCGAGCTACCCCCACAGCGCGAGCGCCGGATCGGCCCGTTTCCTTCTCGACGAGCTCGACGGAAAGGCTCCTGTCGCCCTGCCAGGGGACTGAGTCCGTTTGGATTCGGGTTGACCGGCGTCGCCCGGTGGTCCATGATCGAAACAGTTCTCGATACGGCTCGCGACTATCACCCACACACGGAGGAGGCCACCATGGCAACGCTCAACGTCGGCGATCGGGCCCCCGATTTCACCATCCCGATGACGATGGAGGATACCTGGACGCTCTCGGATCATCTCGGCGTCAAGAACATCGTCGTCCTCTTCTTCCCCCTCGCCTACAGCCCGCCCTGCCACGCGGAGATGTGCTCGTTCAGGGACGGATTCAGCGAGTTCAAGGGCCTCGACGCCCATGTCGTTGCGATCAGCGTGGACAATCCCTTCGTGCTCACCAAGTGGAAGGACGAACTCAAGCTGCCCTTCCAGCTCCTCAGCGATTTCAACCGCGAGGTCGGCCCCGCCTGGGGCGCCTTCCACGAGGAGCTCGGCCCCCTGAAGGGCGTCGACAAGCGCGCCGCCTTCGTCATCGACAAGAAGGGCATCATCCGCTACGCATGGGTCTCGGACGATCCCGGCGTCATGCCCGACCCCGGCGAGATCAGGAAAGCGCTCGACAGCCTCTCCTGATTCACCCCCCCGTCAGTGAACGAATCCGACCCCCGCGGCGGAATGCCGCGGGGGTCAATTATTTTTACCGCGACGGCTCGCCTCCCATCTCCGCGCCACCCGTCGATGGAACCCGCAACTCGTTGTAATAATTATTAATAATGATCTCATTTTATTGCAATGTTGACAGTTACAATATTATTTGTTATGCTTTGTCCGTACAGGTGAAGGCGCCATCAATCGCCCGTCATCGGCGGGCGCCCGACAGAAACGCGGCGACCGGGAAAGGACCCGGCAGTCCGAAACGGAGACACAACGATGAACCGGAGATCGATCATCATCTCGCTGGCGCTCGCGGCCGCCCTCTTCGGCGCCGCCGGCGCCGCCGCCGATCCCTGCCTGATCGTCTACCCGACCGCGCCTGCACTCTACATGTACGACACGTCGGAATACTACACCGTCGCCCCCGGGCATCCGCTCTACGACGCCGCCTACGATCGCGGCGGCGAGGTGCTCCTCGAGACGAACACCGACGAGATCGACCACACGATCTACCAGGCGCCCGGCCTCTACGGATTCATGCCGTCATGGGAGGGGCTGGACGGGTATTTCTTCAACGAGAATCCCTTCACGATCGTCGTCGACGCCTTCAGCAACACGCCGCGGATCTTCAGGAACGTCGTTCTCATCTTCGACTGGTACGACCGCGCGGACTGCGATCCCCGGATCACGGTGAACGGCGTCCGGATCGCGAGCCCCGTGGTGCCGATCGGCGACATCGCCGCTCTCACGCCGGCGGCGAACGGCAACAACTACTCCGACACGAGAGAGCTCGAGATCACGTGGCGCTACTGCGAGGGGCTGCGGGTCTGGGCCTTCGCCGACGAGGATTTCGACGGCGCGCGCGACGGCGGCGAGTGCTTCACCGCCTTCTCGCACGACATCACGATCGGCACGGAAGCGTCATCGTGGGGAGCGATCAAGGGTTTCTACAGATAGATTCATTCTCGAAGCAGTGGAGCGAACCGAAGCGACGAGCCCGGGGCCGGGGGGTCCCCGGGCTCACGTGTATTCGACCGCGCCGCGTGTTTCCTACTCCACCGGCTCCTCCTGCCGCAGCGACTCCACCTGCGCGCGCAGTTCGGCGAGCTCCCGCTCCATCCGGGCCACGTTCGCCGCGATCGACGCCGCCCGCTGGGCGTCGAGCTCGGCCGCGGTCATCGGCTCGCCGGGGACATCCTCGCCCGGACCAGCGATCGTCGGCTCGACCGTGCCGTAGGCGGTGGGGATGAAGACGAGCGAGAGCTGCCGGTCGTAGGCGAGATACGTGCCGCCGAACGTGGTGCCGAGCATGTAGTAGTTCCGCGTCCCCGCCGAGACCTGGAAGAGCCCCGAGCAGGTGACGGGCACGTTGTAGGTCCCCGTGGGCGAATTGCCGGCGAACCCGAGGTAGACGTCCTGATTCGCCGGGAAGATCGACGCGTTGTTCGACACGCCGAAGTTCGCTCCCATCGTTTCTCCCGTCACGTGTCCGATCTGCGCCTGGCAGGTCGCGATGGCGAGCACGTAGCCCGAGGTCGGCACGGTGATGCTCTGGGAGGCGATCACGGTGATCGCCGGACTGGCTTCGATCGTGACGCCGAGGCCCCCCTCCTCGAAGCTCGCCGCGCCGGCCTCGTTCACGATCTCGGCGTTCGAGATCGAGCTCGCCGGCAGACGCACGGCGTCGTCCCCGGTCGTGCCGAGGTCGAAGACCGCCGAGCCGCCGGTGCCGAAGATCGAGACGAGCGGATCGCCCGTGCCGTTGTAGTTGCCGTCCACGCGGAACGCCGTGTAGGTCGGATCGCGCTTCACGTAGAAGTAGCCGCCCTCGCCGTTCACGTCGTACATGAGCGCCGCGGTCGTCTGCTCGAGCTCGTCGTAGAGGGTGAGGCTGCCGTTGCGCGAGGCGGCGCCGATCCTGACGTCCTCGTCCACGTGCAGGCGCGCGGCGGGCTCGGTCGTGCCGAGCCCGAGATTGCCCGTCGCGTCGAGACGCATCCGCTCGACGTTGCCCGTGGCGAACATGAGCGGATCGGCCGTCATGACGTCGATCAGCATCGGCCCGGCGGCGGTCCCGGCATGGATCATGGAGAGGTTCGCCAGCGGAATGCCGTTGGCGGTCGTGCCGACCGCCTCGGCGGCGTATTTCGCGAGGCGGAGATAGTCGTAATCGCCCCCGGGCGTCTTGAGATCGATCTCCGAACGGCCGTTCGTGCTCGCCGTCGAGATCCGCTCCCCCACCGTGCCGGTGCCGCTGACGTGCACGTCCGTCGCCGGCGACGTGGTGCCGATGCCGATGTGGATGCCGTCGTTGTAGAGGTTGCTCGTCTGGTGCCACTCCATGCCGTCGTGGCGCAGCGTCATGCCGAGGATCCCCGGCGGGAGCGCGCCACCGCCCGATCCGGTGAGTGACTGCCAGTTCGAGCCGTCGTATCCCTCGAAGTCGCTCCCCGTCCAGCGGATCGTGCCGGCGTGCGTGTTCGCCGTCGTGCCGAGACGGACGGCCCCCGCCACGTCGAGCTTCTCGAGTGGGCTGTAGACGCCGATGCCGTAATCGCCGTCTGGGGCGAGGCTCAGCAGATTGACGCCGTCGATCCGGGTCCTGAAGTGGTCGTCGGTGTCGAAAAGGGTCATCGCGCGCAGCCCGCCCCGCATGTACCCGATGGCGGGACGCGAGGAGGACTCCGCGGCGTTCACGTAGATGCTGGAGTAGCTGCCGTTGTGACCGTTGTAGAGGATCCCCACCTGTGTGTCGCTCTCCCCGGTGACGACGAGGGGATACCCGGGGGATGTCGACGTCCCGATGCCCACGTTGCCGCTCGAGGGGAAGATGTTCGATTCGCCGTGGACCCCCTTCGCGGCGAAGGCGTAGGGTGTCGCCGAGAGTTCGACGCGCGGCGCGAGTTCCGCCTCCGCTCCGACCGATACGCCGAGGTAGTAGCGCGCGTCGAACGGGAGGTCGAGCTTCATCACCGATCCGAGCATCACACCGAAGATCCCCTTCGTCACCTGCACGGACGGGTGCGTCTCCTCCCAGAGGGGCGTGCCGCCCGAGGCGACGTTGTAGATCCTGAAGGTGATCGGGTAGGCGCCGTCGGGCACCGCGACGCCCCCGGCGTCGGTGAGGACGCCCTGGTAGCTGACGGCGTCCGCGATCTCGGCGGCGCCGGGACATGCGAGCACGGCGACGAGAACGAGCGCCGGCAGGATCGATCGTTTCATGTCTTCCTCCTTGTTCGGGCGAACCGCCGACGCGACGCACCGGAGGAAGCCCGCACGTGCGATGTATTGATTGAAACAGCCGCTTCGAGAATCATGCTACGCGACGGCCGCGCGAGCGTCAATCGGGATATGAGGCGGGAAAACGAATCGACGGGCGCACCGCCCGGTGCTCGGCTTCCAGCGGCTGCAGTCAACTACGTCTTTCACGCGTTACAGGGATGCGCCCTGCCGCGGAGATTTGAACACCTCTATCGTGTTCCTTTCGAGGATGCTGTCCCTGTACGGTGCGATGCCCGTCAGGATGTCGATGGCCATGCTGCTGTCGGTGACCGAGACGACGGCGATGGACTCGCCGTCCGGACTCCATGCCGGCATGCCTTCCTTGACACCCCCCTTGGTGAGAAGCAGCGCATTCCGGCCATCGGCGCCCATGACATATATATCCGTGTTCCCCCAGTCCTTGGCCGTGACGGCGATGAATCCGCCGTCCGGGCTCCAAGCCGGCCTGAAATGAACCATTTTGGGCGACTCGACAGTGACGACGGCGCCGGAACGCCTGTCGAGCACGCACAGGCCGTCGCCCTTCCGTATGTACGCGACACGTCTTCCGTCGGGCGAGAGAGCGGGATAGCTTATTCCGCCGACAGCGGTGAGCCGCTCCGATCGCCCGGTCTCGAGATCATTCACCCATATCTCGCTCCCGCCCGAGCGATCCGAGCAGAACACGATCTCCCCGCCGTCGCCCGACCAGCAGGGAGACACGTTCCTGCCGTCCGCCACGATCACCGACTCTACGTGATCCGACGCGTCCAATACGCAGATCTCGTACCCCTCGCCGGTCAGTCGCGAAAACGCGATCCGCTTTGAGTCGGGCGCCCAACTGACGGGATCCTCGATTCCCTCCCCGACCGCGATGCGCCTGGGTTGCCCGCCCCCGATCGAAATCACGCGGATCTCTCCTCTCCCGTATCGATCGATCGTCCGGTACGCGATACTTTTTCCATCGGGAGACCATGCCGGGCCCGAGCAGCGCATACCGCTTTCAGGGACGAGGCGCCGCCGTTCGAGTTCCCCGGCACGCGCGTTCCGCCGGTAGATCGCCGCGACACCGGAGGCGAAGTAGATCTGCGAATATCTCAACTCGCCCCGCACGACCGCCTCGTCGTAGAGGATCGGCCGAAGCTTCGGCCGAATGACATGGATGAGCGGAGGATGAAGAACGAGATACTCGACCTCGTTCTTCCATAGCTCGCCGAGGGTCGTGTCGTACGGTCCGACGGGGATCTCGACGTACCGCCCTCCCGCATAGAAGGCGAAGAACGGTTTCCGGTCGGCGACCGCATCGACCGGAGAAATCTGCCCGTCGAAGCGGCGCCCTAGCCGCTTCGCCCACCCATACCCGTTCGACACCGGCTGCGTCACCTGGTCACTGTTCAGGATGCAACAGGCGCCGAACGACAGAACGCCCAACGCCAATGCAGCATTCCGGTACCCGCGCCTCGCTATGCCCTCGACGGCGACGAACGCGTAGAGCAGCAGGAGCGGGATGTACGGATAGATGAAGCGGGGCTCGCTCCTGAACGTGAACGGGGGAAAAAGAAGAAACGAGATCATGGCGGCGAGCAGGAACGAGCGCTTCCTGAACATGCCGAGAAGCCCCAGGAGAAAGAGCACTGGCGATACGTGCC
Above is a genomic segment from Candidatus Krumholzibacteriota bacterium containing:
- a CDS encoding PD40 domain-containing protein — encoded protein: MKKRNRNEKRRAPRAFRGCHEYLALAGVGMLARIPFLGAFDLVTYDGTYYINHARSFFDAAYRASGFPIGYPVAIALLLPIVRDGVRAAQAVSLIAGVGSILVFFALCRRFVERRNALLASLLLALTPLFIRLSTITMSESLYLFCVLAGLLLFAQKRHLYSGLLFGAAAITRPEALGVLVVLAIVMIRRPKQLLVLLSGFVTIYALNVAAQSLSGNHLVLISKTGLFGTSAEQWKLREGWLAFAGSEQAIEAVRGNDGILAVAADYLKRMPRELFLLARHVSPVLFLLGLLGMFRKRSFLLAAMISFLLFPPFTFRSEPRFIYPYIPLLLLYAFVAVEGIARRGYRNAALALGVLSFGACCILNSDQVTQPVSNGYGWAKRLGRRFDGQISPVDAVADRKPFFAFYAGGRYVEIPVGPYDTTLGELWKNEVEYLVLHPPLIHVIRPKLRPILYDEAVVRGELRYSQIYFASGVAAIYRRNARAGELERRRLVPESGMRCSGPAWSPDGKSIAYRTIDRYGRGEIRVISIGGGQPRRIAVGEGIEDPVSWAPDSKRIAFSRLTGEGYEICVLDASDHVESVIVADGRNVSPCWSGDGGEIVFCSDRSGGSEIWVNDLETGRSERLTAVGGISYPALSPDGRRVAYIRKGDGLCVLDRRSGAVVTVESPKMVHFRPAWSPDGGFIAVTAKDWGNTDIYVMGADGRNALLLTKGGVKEGMPAWSPDGESIAVVSVTDSSMAIDILTGIAPYRDSILERNTIEVFKSPRQGASL
- a CDS encoding glycosyltransferase family 39 protein translates to MTRFRQITGGRGEIAAALLIFIVLAAGLRLWNCTAASLNNDELSTWYRSDFSSPIDVVREGVVPDVHPPGYQILMWAVERTAGESALALRLPSVLFGILSTVAIFFLGRSLFSWREGLYAAAMIATLWCPVTYSRIARAYSLLLLLSILSTLFWTGMIRGLRTTATLPRRDGILYFAAAIAACYTHYFGLLLVALQGVLAFALLATDRRALLRAAGLYAAVLLVFVPWLPAMREQLARGPIWIRRPQFSPWYHLLHVWRFFFDDSRIMGRIALAAAPALALAALGVAVARRSWRVLGRAAVSREAGLVLWAVAPFAAAFILSRVSSPILTNRNMIISLPAAILLVARALALVPLPRGAHAAAAVLLAALLTDQLVYSTRLYSRPSGEQFREAAEYASSRILDAERTLFVTVAHQKEYFDYYLRGLRRGRVADINFRHPRDWGEVKALLEEREHDNILLLSGGINDRQHRQMIENAGYVRTDRRQFRRACCSLYEKGSPAAGRRRAGGSGGHPAPARAAETPEALWDRAQGLRDPARRIETWRKIVTLHPRHRYAPQALLMIGFACVEEIGDTVAARDAYRELIASYPHSASAGSARFLLDELDGKAPVALPGD
- a CDS encoding redoxin domain-containing protein is translated as MATLNVGDRAPDFTIPMTMEDTWTLSDHLGVKNIVVLFFPLAYSPPCHAEMCSFRDGFSEFKGLDAHVVAISVDNPFVLTKWKDELKLPFQLLSDFNREVGPAWGAFHEELGPLKGVDKRAAFVIDKKGIIRYAWVSDDPGVMPDPGEIRKALDSLS